In the Gossypium arboreum isolate Shixiya-1 chromosome 10, ASM2569848v2, whole genome shotgun sequence genome, one interval contains:
- the LOC108487867 gene encoding uncharacterized protein LOC108487867: MVADALSRRAMSTLMAMFARLSLFDDGSLLAKLLPLTSTKKDSIWVIVDQLTRVLVLIISNRDPCITSHFWRKLHEALTSRMDFSIVFYPQKNGQSERTELGERRVLGQKLAFETKDKVRLIQDRLKAASDRQNSYADLHRRDIEYFVGDCVFLKVSPCKKVLRFGRKGKLSPRFIGLYRILKHVGPVAYQLELPSKLDRIHDVFHVSMLRRYQSDSSHVVSVKEIEVRLDLTFEEESVHILDRDIKVLRRRFIPLMKVLF, translated from the exons atggtggccgatgctctcAGTCGTAGGGCAATGTCTACTTTGAtggcgatgtttgctcgcctaagTCTGTTTGATGACGGGAGTTTGTTAGCTAAGTT gTTGCCCTTAACatctactaagaaggattctatatgggtcatcgtggatcaattgaccaG GGTTCTGGTTTtgattatttcaaatagagatccTTGTATCACTTCTCATTTTTGGAGAAAACTTCATGAAGCTTTGACTTCGAGGATGGACTTCAGTATTGTATTCTATCCTCAGAaaaatggtcaatctgagagg actgagttgggtgagcgacgagTTTTGGGCCAAAAGTTGGCTTTTGAGACTAAAGACAAAGTTAGATTGATTCAAGATCGTCTTAAGGCAGCTTCTGACAGGCAGAACTCTTATGCAGATCTACACAGGAGGGACATCGAGTATTTTGTGGGGGATTgtgtgttcctcaaggtatcgccatGCAAAAAGGTTTTGCGATTTGGacgtaagggcaagttaagccctaggttcattgggctgtATAGGATTCTGAAGCATGTGGGACCGGTtgcttatcagttagagttaccttcAAAGTTAGACCGtatccatgatgtgtttcacgtctccatgttgagACGGTATCAGTCTGACTCATCTCATGTTGTTTCTGttaaggagattgaggttagattAGATTTGACTTTTGAAGAGGAGTCGGTTCATATTCTGGATCGAGACATTAAAGTTTTGAGGAGGAGATTTATTCCGTTAATGAAGGTTCTATTTTGA